One part of the Synergistota bacterium genome encodes these proteins:
- the rpsF gene encoding 30S ribosomal protein S6 — MRKYEMMVVFDPALEEEALKEEISKVEDLIRKGEGNVEKVDLWGRRRLAYPVNKKREGIYAVFYFQVGPESLKEIDRVMKIDQKVMRFMIVKRED; from the coding sequence GTGAGAAAATATGAGATGATGGTTGTATTTGATCCTGCTTTAGAAGAGGAGGCTTTGAAAGAGGAGATTTCTAAGGTGGAAGATTTAATTAGAAAGGGGGAAGGGAACGTAGAGAAAGTTGATCTTTGGGGGAGAAGGAGATTGGCATACCCTGTTAATAAGAAAAGGGAGGGAATTTATGCGGTATTTTATTTTCAGGTAGGGCCGGAGAGCCTTAAGGAAATTGATAGGGTGATGAAAATAGATCAGAAGGTAATGAGGTTTATGATAGTTAAGAGGGAGGATTAA
- the rpsR gene encoding 30S ribosomal protein S18, whose protein sequence is MVKQARTKKKICAFCVDGVKEIDYKEVDRLRRYLSDRGKILPRRITGNCAKHQRQLTRAIKRARIMALLPFVVE, encoded by the coding sequence ATGGTAAAGCAGGCTCGTACAAAGAAAAAGATATGTGCATTTTGTGTTGATGGTGTTAAGGAGATAGATTATAAGGAAGTAGATAGGCTTAGAAGATACTTATCTGATAGAGGTAAGATTCTTCCCCGTAGGATAACGGGGAACTGTGCTAAGCATCAACGTCAGCTTACAAGAGCTATAAAGAGAGCACGTATAATGGCTTTGCTTCCTTTCGTTGTAGAATAA
- a CDS encoding glycosyltransferase — translation MKALWILPYVFYPLRAGGQFSVYPWLKELYSRGWNFFLIQYNSPSGFLKESLKELSWAYKVLTVEPRRFKDKKSYLRALLLSDRSFFRLRNDIPEIYQALESASSSGFYPKIIILSHSYMGFLIPYLRKVFSDSKIIIDLHNLEWRAYGNLLNYYDSFSEKFDAFVNFVRLKEEEDEAFKECDGMIYLSPLEGKYLSLFEKPTLWRPARFPESRILLRNELLKNRDIMITSSLNVRWICEEILGFIKEVWLEYRKIFKEANFWVIGREPLEWFKSKALSFEGVHVLGWVDDLSPYIKRSRVFIAPFRKSMGSLTKIVSAWSWGIPVVTTSIVAKGLKGEQGKHFLVGSSFEELLHLCFKLAVDDELALRLSEESYNFVLEEYDLARFVDRFENWVKESFL, via the coding sequence ATGAAAGCTTTGTGGATATTACCATACGTTTTTTATCCATTGAGAGCAGGAGGACAGTTTTCAGTTTACCCTTGGTTGAAGGAGCTTTATAGTCGTGGATGGAATTTTTTTCTTATTCAGTATAACTCTCCTTCTGGTTTTTTAAAGGAAAGCCTAAAGGAATTATCTTGGGCTTATAAAGTTCTAACAGTTGAACCTAGAAGGTTTAAAGATAAGAAGTCTTACTTAAGAGCTCTTTTGTTGAGCGATAGGAGCTTTTTTAGGTTAAGAAATGATATACCTGAAATATATCAAGCCTTGGAATCTGCTTCCTCAAGCGGATTTTATCCTAAAATAATAATATTAAGTCACTCTTATATGGGATTTCTCATCCCTTATCTTAGAAAAGTTTTCTCTGACTCTAAAATTATAATAGATCTTCATAATTTGGAATGGCGAGCTTATGGTAATCTCCTTAACTATTATGATAGTTTCTCGGAAAAGTTTGATGCTTTCGTTAATTTTGTTAGGTTGAAGGAAGAGGAAGACGAAGCTTTTAAAGAGTGCGATGGTATGATATATCTTTCTCCATTGGAGGGGAAGTACCTGAGTTTATTTGAAAAGCCTACTTTGTGGAGGCCTGCTCGATTCCCTGAGAGTAGAATTTTGCTAAGGAATGAGTTGTTGAAAAATAGGGATATAATGATTACATCGAGTTTAAACGTTAGGTGGATATGTGAAGAGATCCTTGGTTTTATTAAAGAAGTATGGCTTGAGTATAGAAAGATATTCAAGGAAGCTAACTTTTGGGTAATAGGTAGAGAACCTCTCGAGTGGTTTAAATCCAAAGCTCTAAGTTTTGAGGGGGTCCATGTTTTGGGTTGGGTTGATGACCTCTCACCCTATATAAAGAGATCTAGGGTCTTTATAGCTCCTTTTAGAAAATCTATGGGGAGTTTAACGAAAATAGTTAGCGCTTGGTCTTGGGGGATTCCCGTAGTTACTACTTCTATCGTAGCAAAGGGATTAAAAGGAGAACAAGGAAAGCACTTCTTAGTTGGAAGTAGTTTTGAGGAGCTTTTGCATCTCTGCTTTAAGCTTGCTGTTGATGATGAGCTTGCTTTGAGGCTTTCTGAGGAAAGCTATAATTTCGTTTTAGAGGAGTATGACCTTGCGCGCTTCGTCGATAGATTTGAAAATTGGGTGAAGGAGAGCTTCCTATAG
- a CDS encoding YybS family protein produces MRTRAIVERALLITLTFIFFLGSLYIPVIGIALALFSPVPLVILSMRYGLKRGVGSALIASFLILLVGGPFQAFVFVFNSAVVAIAVGFLVGKKLKPSEVIFYGTLVSLGAKVVFFAISALAIGINPLELNFKMIQDAFKSSSEFYERLGLIPKDSYLSGSNLNAFLNYLRIIFPAIIILASALDAFITFTVSGWVLRKLKEEFPTLPSFSGWRFPRSIFWGMVTGVLFSIIGEQTSNSYLINAGANLQIVFGALFMIQGASLIDYFMKRFNLKRFIRVIIILFIFTQPFLSKVSLFLGMFDLILDFRRRRGGL; encoded by the coding sequence ATGCGTACTAGAGCTATAGTTGAAAGAGCGCTCCTTATTACTCTTACCTTTATCTTTTTTCTTGGTAGCTTATATATTCCGGTAATCGGCATTGCCCTAGCTCTGTTTTCACCTGTTCCTCTCGTGATTTTGAGTATGAGATACGGTTTGAAGCGGGGTGTAGGGAGCGCTCTAATTGCTTCTTTTTTGATTCTTCTGGTTGGAGGACCCTTTCAAGCTTTTGTTTTTGTTTTTAACTCGGCTGTAGTTGCTATAGCGGTGGGGTTTTTAGTTGGTAAGAAACTTAAACCAAGCGAGGTAATTTTTTATGGTACTCTTGTTTCATTAGGAGCAAAGGTAGTATTTTTTGCTATTTCTGCTTTAGCCATTGGGATTAATCCCTTAGAGCTCAATTTTAAGATGATTCAAGATGCTTTCAAGAGCTCTTCGGAGTTTTATGAGAGGCTTGGTTTAATTCCCAAAGATTCTTATCTTAGCGGTTCGAATTTAAACGCCTTTTTAAACTACTTACGTATAATTTTCCCGGCCATAATAATACTTGCTTCTGCTTTAGATGCTTTTATAACCTTTACGGTATCGGGTTGGGTCTTAAGAAAATTGAAAGAAGAATTCCCGACCCTTCCTTCCTTTAGTGGGTGGAGATTTCCACGCTCTATATTTTGGGGAATGGTTACTGGAGTTTTGTTTTCAATAATAGGCGAGCAAACCTCTAACTCTTATCTAATTAATGCAGGGGCAAACCTTCAGATTGTTTTTGGAGCTCTATTTATGATTCAAGGGGCATCGTTAATAGACTATTTTATGAAAAGATTTAACCTTAAAAGGTTTATAAGAGTTATTATCATACTTTTTATCTTTACTCAGCCCTTTCTGTCTAAGGTTTCTTTGTTTCTCGGTATGTTTGATTTGATCCTAGATTTTAGGAGAAGGAGGGGAGGCTTATGA
- the ssb gene encoding single-stranded DNA-binding protein: MARGYNKVILLGNLARDPELSYTPSGQAVAKFTVAVNRSYTNKEGALVDEVDFIPVVVWGRQAENCSQYLTKGRVVLVEGRLRVRSYETQEGRKRRNFEVVALRVQFIGGPKAGEEISSLRDEEDFPPLEDEEEIPF, encoded by the coding sequence ATGGCAAGAGGTTATAATAAGGTTATCCTTTTGGGTAACCTAGCGAGAGATCCCGAATTAAGTTATACCCCTTCAGGTCAAGCCGTTGCAAAGTTTACCGTTGCAGTTAATAGGAGCTATACTAATAAGGAAGGAGCTTTGGTAGATGAAGTTGATTTTATACCTGTGGTTGTTTGGGGGAGACAAGCTGAAAACTGCTCTCAATATCTTACAAAGGGTAGAGTTGTTCTGGTTGAGGGACGTTTAAGGGTTAGAAGCTATGAAACCCAAGAGGGGAGAAAAAGGCGAAATTTTGAGGTTGTAGCTTTGAGAGTTCAATTTATAGGGGGTCCGAAAGCTGGAGAGGAAATCTCCTCCTTAAGAGATGAGGAGGACTTCCCCCCTCTTGAAGACGAAGAGGAAATTCCATTTTAG